In Necator americanus strain Aroian chromosome IV, whole genome shotgun sequence, the following proteins share a genomic window:
- a CDS encoding hypothetical protein (NECATOR_CHRIV.G13751.T1): MICDQLKLLLVLVLTAEVGSQFGFYGFQSGMYGAMGPLMGPPMGPPMGPPMGPPMGPPMGPPMRPPMGPPMGGAMGGPMRPPMGGPMRPSMGGPMSPPMGGAMNGEMSGSMDTSMSGGRRGPPGSSVGENSESPKRGRNGRRRQG; the protein is encoded by the exons ATGATTTGCGATCAACTCAAATTGCTGCTTGTTTTGGTGTTGACCGCTGAAGTAGGATCTCAGTTCGGTTTTTATGGTTTTCAATCTGGTATGTATGGAGCGATGGGTCCACTAATGGGCCCACCAATGGGTCCTCCAATGGGTCCACCAATGGGTCCACCAATGGGTCCACCAATGGGCCCTCCGATGCGTCCGCCGATGGGCCCACCAATGGGAGGAGCAATGGGAGGACCAATGAGACCACCAATGGGAGGACCAATGAGACCCTCAATGGGAGGACCAATGAGTCCACCAATGGGAGGAGCAATGAATGGTGAAATGTCTGGGTCAATGGACACGTCAATGAGTGGCGGAAGGCGCGGACCTCCCG GTTCATCGGTTGGTGAGAATTCAGAATCGCCTAAACGTGGTCGCAATGGAAGAAGGAGACAAGGATGA